The Xiphophorus couchianus chromosome 14, X_couchianus-1.0, whole genome shotgun sequence genome includes a region encoding these proteins:
- the LOC114157226 gene encoding histone H4, which translates to MSGRGKGGKGLGKGGAKRHRKVLRDNIQGITKPAIRRLARRGGVKRISGLIYEETRGVLKVFLENVIRDAVTYTEHAKRKTVTAMDVVYALKRQGRTLYGFGG; encoded by the coding sequence ATGAGCGGAAGAGGAAAAGGAGGCAAAGGTCTCGGTAAAGGAGGCGCCAAGCGGCACCGTAAAGTTCTCCGCGATAACATCCAGGGAATCACCAAGCCCGCTATCCGCCGTCTGGCTCGCCGCGGGGGAGTCAAGCGGATCTCCGGCCTCATCTACGAGGAGACCCGCGGTGTGCTCAAGGTCTTCCTGGAGAACGTCATCCGTGACGCCGTCACGTACACCGAGCACGCCAAGAGGAAGACCGTCACCGCCATGGACGTGGTGTACGCTCTGAAGAGGCAGGGCCGCACTCTGTACGGCTTCGGGGGTTAA